The following proteins are encoded in a genomic region of Dioscorea cayenensis subsp. rotundata cultivar TDr96_F1 chromosome 8, TDr96_F1_v2_PseudoChromosome.rev07_lg8_w22 25.fasta, whole genome shotgun sequence:
- the LOC120266947 gene encoding uncharacterized protein LOC120266947 produces the protein MGLLSWLTGRKGPAPAVKGEPLGKLEAKEVLGLNGAVEVRRPADVTVFEFGSAVASGDRVTLAGYCPVSDELEPCRWEILPAAGADAPQFRIVF, from the coding sequence ATGGGTTTGCTGTCATGGCTGACGGGGAGAAAGGGGCCGGCTCCGGCGGTGAAGGGCGAGCCCCTGGGGAAGCTGGAGGCGAAGGAGGTATTGGGGTTGAATGGGGCGGTGGAGGTTCGGCGGCCGGCTGACGTGACGGTTTTTGAGTTTGGCTCCGCTGTGGCATCCGGTGATCGGGTCACGTTGGCGGGGTATTGCCCCGTATCTGATGAGCTTGAGCCTTGCCGCTGGGAGATACTTCCGGCAGCCGGTGCCGATGCCCCTCAGTTCCGTATCGTCTTTTGA
- the LOC120266945 gene encoding extensin, translating to MEELKKQSLRLIYLLISLSILCHSEARRSSRGSGSKKIKALTHLSSYRYSYNYYSPDSLPPYDEVMGPSSSPETNLPYCFNPPISPMPPPSTFATPPPPELIYGAPPGIVPNPPLYPPIPPITVPSPPEYVPNPPVIIPNPPEIIPNPPVIFPNPPGYVPNPPEIIPNPPGYVPIPPVTLPSPPEYIPTPPETVPSPPEYVPTPPETVPSPPEFTPTPPVTEPSPPEYIPPVTVPSPPEYIPTPPITTPSPPAYIPNPPVTVPSPPEYVPGPPFYLPPVVYPPPTVPPPPTRGTGPPLWCVARPTVPDPILLEAMNYACGSGADCDAIQPSGACFEPDTLISHASYAFNSFWQRTKGAGSSCDFGGTAMLITKNPSFDGCHFVLN from the exons ATGGAGGAGCTCAAGAAACAGAGTTTGAGACTGATTTACCTGCTGATTTCCTTGTCCATTCTCTGTCATTCTG AGGCAAGAAGAAGTTCGCGAGGATCAGGATCGAAGAAGATTAAAGCATTGACACATTTGAGCAGTTACAGATACAGCTACAATTACTACTCACCAGATTCATTGCCACCATATGACGAAGTGATGGGACCATCTTCATCGCCGGAGACCAACCTGCCTTACTGTTTTAATCCACCAATCAGTCCAATGCCACCACCTTCGACCTTTGCAACTCCACCGCCACCTGAACTGATCTATGGCGCACCTCCAGGCATTGTGCCAAATCCACCATTGTATCCACCAATCCCTCCTATCACTGTACCGAGTCCGCCAGAGTATGTGCCAAACCCTCCGGTTATTATACCGAATCCACCAGAAATCATACCAAATCCTCCTGTCATCTTTCCAAATCCGCCCGGGTATGTGCCAAACCCTCCTGAGATCATTCCAAATCCACCTGGGTATGTGCCAATCCCTCCAGTGACACTGCCAAGTCCACCGGAGTACATACCAACCCCTCCAGAGACAGTACCAAGTCCACCGGAGTATGTCCCAACCCCTCCGGAGACAGTGCCAAGTCCACCAGAGTTTACCCCAACCCCTCCAGTGACAGAGCCAAGTCCACCGGAGTATATACCTCCAGTGACAGTGCCAAGTCCACCGGAGTATATACCAACCCCTCCCATCACCACCCCAAGTCCCCCAGCATACATACCAAACCCCCCGGTGACAGTACCAAGCCCTCCCGAGTATGTACCTGGACCACCATTCTATTTACCTCCAGTTGTTTATCCACCACCAACAGTACCCCCACCGCCCACCCGTGGAACAGGGCCACCATTGTGGTGTGTCGCAAGACCAACGGTGCCAGATCCGATACTGCTAGAAGCCATGAATTATGCTTGTGGCTCAGGAGCAGATTGCGATGCCATACAACCTAGTGGGGCTTGCTTTGAGCCTGATACATTGATCTCGCATGCCTCTTATGCCTTCAATAGCTTCTGGCAAAGGACTAAGGGTGCCGGAAGTAGTTGTGACTTTGGTGGCACTGCAATGCTCATCACAAAAAATCCAA GTTTCGATGGCTGTCATTTCGTTCTCAACTGA
- the LOC120266946 gene encoding magnesium-dependent phosphatase 1 produces MGDERVKNQALEILGLFQAIPRLVVFDLDYTLWPFYCECRSKRETPSPYPHAKGILYALKEKGVDVAIASRSPTPDIAKAFLDKLEIKSLFVAQEIFSSWSHKTEHFQRIFRRTGVPFKSMLFFDDEYRNIEAVSNMGVTSILVDNGVNLEKFRLGLKNFEKNSSDQK; encoded by the exons ATGGGAGACGAGAGGGTGAAGAACCAGGCGCTGGAGATCCTTGGCCTCTTCCAGGCTATCCCTCGCTTGGTCGTCTTTGATCTGGATTACACCCTCTGGCCTTTCTACTG TGAATGCCGATCCAAAAGAGAAACACCATCTCCATATCCTCATGCTAAGGGAATCTTATATGCTCTCAAGGAGAAAGGAGTTGATGTAGCAATTGCGTCGCGTTCTCCAACTCCTGACATTGCAAAAGCTTTTCTTGATAAATTGGAAATCAAATCGTTATTTGTGGCTCAG GAAATATTCTCCAGCTGGTCTCATAAGACTGAGCACTTTCAAAGAATCTTTCGGAGGACGGGTGTACCTTTCAAGTCGATGCTCTTCTTTGATGATGAATACAGGAACATTGAAGCG GTATCTAATATGGGAGTAACAAGCATTTTGGTGGATAATGGTGTGAACCTCGAAAAATTTAGATTGGGGCTTAAGAATTTCGAGAAAAATTCTTCCGATCAAAAGTGA